The DNA segment AtcattccttttgctttttccctggGGTGGGAAACCATTGTCCAAGCTGTTGCGTGTCAATGTTGCGGTGTTGAAACcaaggttttcttctttgttcttgcttttgatGGCTGGAAATCAGACTGGTGCACTTTAGTGGAGTGAATTACACTGAAATTTAGGTGGTGTGTGGCTCTGAATCAGCCAATCAGCTCTTATTGATGTGTCTCTGCATCAGGGCCACAGTGCACGTTCGAGTAAACGATGTGAATGAGTTTGCCCCCGTCTTTGTGGAAAAGTTGTATCGTGTGGCCGTGACTGAGGGAAAGCTGTATGACCGTATCTTGCGTGTGGAGGCCATTGACGGAGACTGCTCGCCACAGTACAGCCAGATCTGCTACTATGAGATCCTGACCCCCAATATTCCCTTTCTGATTGACAATGACGGTAAGAATCCACACTTACCATGAGCACATCACTCCCCCTTTCCTGCTTTGCTCCCTCTCTGCCAGTCCCGTTTGCTGACAGAGCTGTGCTATTTGAATTTTCTAGCACTGCtgatctttctctctctcccctggTGCAGAGATGCAGCAGCCATTTTGTGGGATGCTATAGCTTGTTATATAGTGACACTGCGTGTGTGGGAAATCAACccctttttgtttggttttgtagttGATCAAAAATAAGAGTGATTTCCAGAAGGAACATCTTTGAGGAGActatctttcctttcccttgatCTCTTTGTTTTGCTAACCAGGGAACATCGAGaacacagagaagctgcagtACAGTGGAGATCGTCTCTACAAATTCACAGTGACGGCCTATGACTGTGGAAAGAAGCGGGCTTCTGATGATGCTGAAGTGGAAATCCAGGTGAAACCCACCTGCAAGCCCAGCTGGCAGGGTATGTGTTTTGTGGGACAGTATGAAACCTCTAAACACAGTTAGGTCTTCCCTTTGGTTATGCTACTGCTCAGTCCTATTCCTTGGAAACGTTTATATATAGACGTGCAAATTTGTATGCTCATATATATGGTTAAATTGTGGCACCAACCCATCAGTCCCATCTAATGGGATGCAGCAGACCTCTAAGTCTGTTGCAAAGCCAGTAGAAGGCAATTCTAACATTGAAAATTCATTCCTTAGATTGCTGTGAACTGCTATGTATTTGGTAAGGCTCGTGGACTGTATTCAATGTAGATTGGTTTCGGTTTTGTTTATCTTGAGGATCTTTGGCTTTTCTAGCAGTGCTGTGTGCCTACAGCTTCACCTTAGTGAGTATAATTAAGGGAAAATCCAATGCAGTTAAATATCTGCTCTGCCTGATAAGAGAGGTTGACAATCAAAAGAGCGATTCTACACCAATACTAGCTGTAGATGATAATTTGGACTCTTCGTGCTTCTAGGAAGTCTTTCCTTGCCAGCTGCATTAAGTTGACTTTCCAGTGTGGGGAGGGccaaaaatctctctttttctgggCTAGTCCATAGATGCCGCTTGTGTGTGCGCCAAATGTAATGGCCTTGGCCATTGCCAGGACCTAATCCCTCTCACTCTTGTTCTTTAGGCTGGAACAAGAGGATCGAGTACACACCAGGTGCAGGCAGCCTTGCACTTTTCCCCAGCATTCACCTGGAGACCTGTGACGAGCCTCTGTGGAACATCCAGGCCACAGTGGAGCTGCAGACAAACCATGTGGCCAAGGGCTGTGACCGGGATAACTACTCTGAGAAGTCACTACGCAAACTTTGTGGTGAATTGATGCTTTCCTGGACTAAGGGCAGCTATGGCACAGCACCCTCCCCATTctcctggaggggttcacaGTGGTAGCTCTGTGCTTCATGCAGTAGAGATACTGGGGGCCACATTCCTTACATGTGCTGTGGTCAGTGGGGCTGTGAGGACACCTAACTCACATGCTGTGTTGAGGGACAGTGGACACCGTGCCTGTATTTACAAGGCGGTCCTCATGCTTTCCTTGCTGGGAAGCCAGAGGTGTTTCTGTACATTGCTCCATTACATGGAGTCTGTGGGACTTCCCTCAGCATGGATGGAAAAGTTACCATCCTTCTCCAGATGGAACGCCTATAGGCAACTCCTCTGCCTGCACTCTGGGCTGTTACAGTGAGCACTCTAGCACCCTCATCATCTGTTACCCAATTCCCAGGCTCCTTGTTCGCCTGTGCTGACATTCGTGATGCCTTCTCTTCTTGGTAGGTGCTGCCTCAGGAGAGATCGACCTGCTGCCGGTGCCTAGCCCCACAGCGAACTGGACCGCACAGCTCTCAGTGCACTACAGCCAGGACAGCAGCCTCATCTACTGGTTCAACGgcagccaggctgcccaggtgcCTGTGGTGAATGGGCTGAATGCCCATGAGGGGCTCAGTGACCACTTCACGCTGTCCGTGTGGATGAAGCATGCCGTGGTGCCTagcaaaggcaggagagaagaggaaacagtGATTTGCAGTACAGTGCAGAGTGGtgagaattttttctttcttcctgggGTGATGACCCTTCTGCCTGCTGCCTCTACTATTAGAAGGGGTTTTCCCTGCATTTGGAAATCTCTGTGTTCCAGGTGGGGACCTGGGCAGGGGTCCTTCCTACATTTTGTGGGAGCAGTCAAACCCACTGTGAGCACATGTTGCTGAGTGCCAGTTGTGCAGGCTAGCGTGCACCTCTGGGCTCTGGCTAGTGAGACTGCTCTGAGTGGCGATACATAACTCCCTGTACTTGTCCTTGACAGAGGAGGGCTACTCGCATTACTCTCTGTCTGTGCACGGCTGCCGGATTGCTTTCCTCTACTGGCCATTGCTGGAAAGTGCAAGGCCTGTGAAGTTTCTCTGGAAGCTTGAGCAGGTCAGGAAGCGTTTGCCTCTTCCCCGTGTCCCTCCTCCTTTTGCTCTTCACTGatcccttcctctgctctctgaTGTAGGTCTGTGATGATGAATGGCACCACTATGCCCTCAACCTGGAGTTCCCCACTGTCACACTCTACGTGGATGGTGTCTCTTATGACCCTGCCCTCATCCATGACAATGGCCTCATTCACCCCCCTCGTCAGGAACCCTCACTCATGATCGGAGCCTGCTGGACTGGTGAGTGCCCACTGCCTAAACCATGCTCTTTCCATATGGGAAACAAGTGGAGGGAGGGCCAGAAGAGGTGAGGGAAATACCAGCCCATACTAAATGATGCAAACACATTGCTGCCCTTTTGCCTCCTTGGCCCCAAAGCCAGTGTGGATCCTTCCTTCCTCATGGATTAAGCCAGCACACCTTGATAATAATAGCTCAGGGGTAAGTGTCAATGGCAGCTTTGTTGACAACAGCAGTAGAACATGCAATGGATAACCAACTTTTGGGCAGAGGAGCGCTGAAACTCTGTATTTCATTCAGGCATTCTATCAAAGCTTTTCACCAGAGAgcactgtgctgctgtttgTATTGATGGGGATTTCTGTGTCTTGAGGGTCTACATGAAGAACAAAGCATTCTGTAGAGGAATTGGGTTGGAGGGCAAAGATCAGGTTAGGAACATAGTCAAGCGGCTACCAGATAAAAACTGGTTCTGTGGAGATGTAAGGCAGCATTTCCCAGGTATTTCAGATCTCCTGCAAGACTGGAGCAGGACAGAACTAAAGGAattttcctgctgcttgcaGAAATTTCCAGTAAGAAACTCCAGCAGAAATTTCTAGCAAGATCAAATCTTTACCATAGTACTGCTTCTCCATGGCCAGGGGTCTCCTCACAGCTCTATACTCTCAATTTGGTACTTTGCAACCAACAGATATTAATCAGATTGGGACACCCTTCTGGAACCATCTGAGTTTCAAAGGGATGTTGAGAATGTGGCTTGTTGCAAACATGGCTTAAAGACTATGTTCCATAAATGGGAATCAGTTAATTCCCAGAATAGATATCATAGGAAAAggataaaaccaaaaccctaTACTTCCTCCCTTTTATCAGTCACTTATCCTACAGTCTAACCATCACCTTTGTGAGAGGAGCTCTGCCCTCTTTCATCTGTGATGTACTGTCTCTAGGGCTGAAGGGTGCACTGCCTGGCACATGATTCTGAAGCTGTTCTTTTGGACTGGCCAATACAGGCGCTTGTATAGATACTTGCCTGGCCCTGTAACTGCACTCTTCCAATGCCTTATTGCTTGTCTGAATGCTCTCCttttgcagaggagaaaatcaaaggaaatgaaagctcCTCTGATACTGTACAAggtagggaaaagaaagaagatggttctcttccccttttcacCACGCATGACTGTCACTTCTTGCATGGTACCTTCCTCATACAGCTCCCCCATTCCTGCCCTGCCTCCTCTCACCACCATGGGAGGAAATCCCTTATTTGGTAGATTGATCCTTGAGACCTTGATGTCTGTGGAGCATGAAAAAAGGCTGATAGGAGGACTACAGCCTGCTTTGAGAGATGGAGTATGTTTTTTCATGTGGAGAAAGAGTTCTTATGCCTGATCATTAAAGTTGGTCTCTGAAGAACACAAAAACCATTAGAGACATCGGGAGATGTCACCTCATccctatctatctatctatggAACATATAGTTTCTCTTAAAAGCCCTCACAGGAAGCAGAGTGAGAAGGGGACAAGAAATTGTTTCCATCTGGCATTCAACGGTTTGGCAGAAACTTCTCTATCCTACCCACCGTTCACCacacttgtctttcttttggTCTGTTTTTCCCACTTTCTTCCACCTGGAATTCCAAAAATTATGATCTCCTTACTTCAGCATCCCCcctctttttcttgtctttgcttTCCCATGTCCCCTGCAcccttctgtctctctctttacCTCCTTTAACATCTCTGTGTCCCTCACAGTGTTGGTtttattgtctttgctttttcatgCCCCATGCAGccttctgtctctctccatctcctttAACATCTGTATGTCCCTCACACTGTTACTTCTGTTGTCTTTGTTCTCTTCCTCGCCATGTCTCTCACACCCTCCACCTCCCATGTTTCCCTCAGGAGATCCTCTGTCGATCCACCACTACTTCCATGGTTACTTGGCTGGCTTCAGTGTACGCCCTGGTAGCTTGGAGAGCCGAGAGGTTATTGAATGCCTGTATGCCTGCCGTGAGGGGCTTGATTACAGTGACTTCGACAGTCTGGGCAAAGGGATGAAGGTATGCCCATCTGCCCAGCTTGCATGGGTCTCCTCCACTCTCCTATCCAGCCTTGCTTCCCAGGACTTTGCCTGCTCCCCCACCTCAGACAACTTCCCACCTTTCTCCTTTGTGTCTCTCTCAGCCTACACTCCTGGCATTTGCCAAGGAAACTTgagtattttcttcccttccatctGCAGGTTCATGTGAACCCTTCTCAGTCCCTGCTCACATTGGAAGGTGATGATGTGGAAACCTTCAACCATGCGATCCAGCATGTGGCTTACATGAATTCCCTGCGTTTTGCTACTCCTGGAGTCAGGCCACTCAGGCTTACCACTACTGTCAAGTGAGTAGACAAGACAGCACCTCTGGCTAAGTTCAGCAAGAGGATTACTTCTCTTTTGACTAAAATTATACTCCttcaccttttattttaattctgttgatGGTCtcaacatgaaaataaatattaaagtatCCAGTATCCAAATGGATACCATAAAACTGGGTCCTGGAGTCCATGCAGGTAGCAGAACTTCTACCTTCAGTCCAGGCATGGTATTCCAGGCATGTAggctggttttaattttctctgtggTGTGTTGATGTGACCTAGTGATTTGGAACTGAGTGATGTCATTCCTACCAAACCTCTTTGTCTTGCTCAGCAGGCTATAGGGAAGCTTTAGGAAGAGCACCTGAAAAAGGGTATTCCTTTCAGTGGCAGTAATGGGCAGGTGTTCTTTTGGTGTTGGGGGAAGCTTGGGCCAACTGATACTTTCTACTTCTCTCCTTCAGGTGTTTCAGTGAAGAGTCCTGTGTCTCCATTCCTGATGTGGAAGGTTACGTTGTGGTGCTACAGCCTGATGCCCCTCAGATCCTGTTAACTGGCAATGCCCACTTTGCTCATCCTGCATCAGACTTCGAGGCTTCTGATGGGGTCCCCCTGTTCCCCAACCTCCAGATCACCTGCTCTATTTCTCACCAGGTGGAAGCCAAGAAGGATGAGAATTGGCATGGAACTGGTGAGTGGAGTACAGGGCGAGGTATAGGAGACAAACTGGGAAGACCTGCAAGTGTGCAGCTGTCCTGCAGAGGAAGTGGAGTCCCTCATGACACTGAAATAGGAGAAAGTTTGCAAATATAGAAGCAAGGCACATTGTCTGTCAATATGTAGGCTAATCGTTTCTTATCCCTTTCTGCTCCTCCTTGTACTTTTTCTATCC comes from the Cuculus canorus isolate bCucCan1 chromosome 1, bCucCan1.pri, whole genome shotgun sequence genome and includes:
- the CLSTN3 gene encoding calsyntenin-3 isoform X1, which encodes MGDPRPRAAALLPLLCLYAALPAAAANKANKHKPWIEAEYQGIVMENDNTVLLNPPLFALDKDAPLRYAGEICGFRIHGAGVPFEAVILDKATGEGLIRAKEPVDCEAHKEHTFTIQAYDCGEGPDGANTKKSHKATVHVRVNDVNEFAPVFVEKLYRVAVTEGKLYDRILRVEAIDGDCSPQYSQICYYEILTPNIPFLIDNDGNIENTEKLQYSGDRLYKFTVTAYDCGKKRASDDAEVEIQVKPTCKPSWQGWNKRIEYTPGAGSLALFPSIHLETCDEPLWNIQATVELQTNHVAKGCDRDNYSEKSLRKLCGAASGEIDLLPVPSPTANWTAQLSVHYSQDSSLIYWFNGSQAAQVPVVNGLNAHEGLSDHFTLSVWMKHAVVPSKGRREEETVICSTVQSEEGYSHYSLSVHGCRIAFLYWPLLESARPVKFLWKLEQVCDDEWHHYALNLEFPTVTLYVDGVSYDPALIHDNGLIHPPRQEPSLMIGACWTEEKIKGNESSSDTVQGDPLSIHHYFHGYLAGFSVRPGSLESREVIECLYACREGLDYSDFDSLGKGMKVHVNPSQSLLTLEGDDVETFNHAIQHVAYMNSLRFATPGVRPLRLTTTVKCFSEESCVSIPDVEGYVVVLQPDAPQILLTGNAHFAHPASDFEASDGVPLFPNLQITCSISHQVEAKKDENWHGTVTDTRMSDEIVHNLDGCEISLVGDDLDPEREYLLLDGALLQQRGLELVNTSAYLTITGVESIAVYEEILRQASYHINRGAALYERKFHLSCTEMNGRYSSNEFTVEVNVLHNMNRAAHPNHILSSQQFIHRGHHLPPELSGHSLASTHNNPMVPSAATVIIVVCVGFLALMVILGILRIHSLHRRGVGQEVPGTAQGGHVSTGGKESDMFWDDSALTIIVNPMESYQSCQERAAESGEGRGSEGMEDEDDSTDSETPDSLDSNDVDDRHIIGRSNVPHRY
- the CLSTN3 gene encoding calsyntenin-3 isoform X2 — its product is MGDPRPRAAALLPLLCLYAALPAAAANKANKHKPWIEAEYQGIVMENDNTVLLNPPLFALDKDAPLRYAGEICGFRIHGAGVPFEAVILDKATGEGLIRAKEPVDCEAHKEHTFTIQAYDCGEGPDGANTKKSHKATVHVRVNDVNEFAPVFVEKLYRVAVTEGKLYDRILRVEAIDGDCSPQYSQICYYEILTPNIPFLIDNDGNIENTEKLQYSGDRLYKFTVTAYDCGKKRASDDAEVEIQVKPTCKPSWQGWNKRIEYTPGAGSLALFPSIHLETCDEPLWNIQATVELQTNHVAKGCDRDNYSEKSLRKLCGAASGEIDLLPVPSPTANWTAQLSVHYSQDSSLIYWFNGSQAAQVPVVNGLNAHEGLSDHFTLSVWMKHAVVPSKGRREEETVICSTVQSEEGYSHYSLSVHGCRIAFLYWPLLESARPVKFLWKLEQVCDDEWHHYALNLEFPTVTLYVDGVSYDPALIHDNGLIHPPRQEPSLMIGACWTGDPLSIHHYFHGYLAGFSVRPGSLESREVIECLYACREGLDYSDFDSLGKGMKVHVNPSQSLLTLEGDDVETFNHAIQHVAYMNSLRFATPGVRPLRLTTTVKCFSEESCVSIPDVEGYVVVLQPDAPQILLTGNAHFAHPASDFEASDGVPLFPNLQITCSISHQVEAKKDENWHGTVTDTRMSDEIVHNLDGCEISLVGDDLDPEREYLLLDGALLQQRGLELVNTSAYLTITGVESIAVYEEILRQASYHINRGAALYERKFHLSCTEMNGRYSSNEFTVEVNVLHNMNRAAHPNHILSSQQFIHRGHHLPPELSGHSLASTHNNPMVPSAATVIIVVCVGFLALMVILGILRIHSLHRRGVGQEVPGTAQGGHVSTGGKESDMFWDDSALTIIVNPMESYQSCQERAAESGEGRGSEGMEDEDDSTDSETPDSLDSNDVDDRHIIGRSNVPHRY